The genomic segment CTGGCCCGCCACCACGGCGTTCCATTTTACGTAGCCGCTCCCATGTCCACCGTGGATCCCAAGGTTTCTCATGGGGAAGAGATTCCCATAGAAGAACGCGACGCGGATGAAGTTCGTACATTCCGCCACGTTAGGGTGGCAAATGAAAATGTCCCGGTATTCAATCCTGCTTTCGATGTGACTCCTCATGAACTGGTTTCCGCCATTATTACGGAGAAAGGGGTTGCCCGCGGAGATTTATCCACTGCATTGGAGGGCTGGTTGACTGAATGAAGGGGTTGCGACGACTCCTTTCACCGTTTGTGCTGCTTGTCCTGCTTTTCCTCTTTTCCCCCAAAAGCCCGGGCGCGACGTTGAACGTTGCAACCGACCTGTTGCTTACCCGATGGTCCACTGAACACGGGCTGCCCCAGAGTACTGTTCGTGACCTTTGCCGCAGCGGCGATGGCTATCTGTGGCTGGGAACTCGTTCGGGACTGGTTCGCTTTGATGGTGGTCGTTTCTTTATATTTAATCATTGGAATTCTCCCCAGTTGCCCGGCGAAGAGATTCTGACGCTGTTGGCCACAGGTAAAAGGGGAATCTGGGTGGGAACCAGCGCGGGTTTGGCCTTTTTCGACGGCATAACCTGGAGTGTCCCGGTTTTTCCCCTGGAAGATGGTACCCCTTTGACTGTCACCGGCCTGGTCGTGGGCAGTGACGACGCCATCTGGGTGGGGACATCCAGGGGCTTGTTCTGGTTGCGCGGCTTTAAGAACGCGACCCGGGTTGGGAATTGGCCGGGAAACCGCGCCGTTGCCTGCCTGGGGTCCGCTTCCGGCTCACGGGTATGGGCAGCCGACAAAGCAGGGGAAATCTTCCTTCTGGGAACGAGACCGTATGAAGGAATGATGCAATTGACGCGGGTTCCCGGCCGGGTCCACGCGCTTGAACAGTGGAGAAACCGGGTGTGGATAGCCGCGACTTCCGGACTTTTCCAGGTGGGGGTGACCGGGGGCGAAGCGGAAAAAGTATCTCTCCCTGACCGCACTATCCCCCATTGCCTGTTTCCGGATAACGAAGGCGGAATGTGGGTGGGAACGGGAGAGCGGGGGTTGATCTACTTGGGACCTGACGGTATGCCCGCATCCTCCCCGCCGGATTTAGACAGCGGCTCCGTGCTCAGCCTATTGCTGGATGGGCAAAAGAACCTTTGGGTGGGTACGGAAGTGTCCGGATTGGTACGGTTGCGCCGGCGTGCGGTTCATGGACTGGTGGAGGAAGCCGGACCCGTGACCGCAATCACGACAACTGAAAAACGGGCCGCCTGGGTTGCGACCCGCAACAACGACATCTTTATTGTTGAATGGAACGGTCGCCATCATGCGGGCGCGAAAGAGATCAATGTGCCTGGACTCAGCCTGGGGTTCCAGGACGATGATACGCTCTGGGTAGGCACTGCCGGGAGCGGGTTGCTGCGTTTGGCCTTGTCCACGGGTGATCGTCGATGGTTTCTGAAGGACCCGGCGGTTTCCATTCGCGCCATTCTGGCGCAACCCCGGGGTGCGGTCCGGGTGGCCACGAATGTTGGCCTGTTCCGGGGTGAGGGGAGCCGGTTTGCGCCTGTTCGCTTGCCCGGCGACGTTGCAAAACAGGGCGCCATCTCCACGCTGGTTGCCAATGAAGCCGGGGAGCTTTGGGTCGGTGGCGAAGACGGAGTATGGCATCTGGCAGCCGGGACATGGACTCGGCTTGAGGGGAGGGATCAACAACCGGAACCAAGCCGGGTATCCGCCATGTTCAGGGACAATCACGGTCTGTTATGGGTGGGGACCCGGGGCTGGGGCTTGTTTGCCTATAGCCAGGGAAGATGGACTCAAATTAATGAATCGCATGGCCTGACGGACAACTACGTGATGGGTATCCTACAGGATGATCACGGGTATCTCTGGTGCGGCAGCCGACGCGGGGTGTTCCGCATCATGGAAAAAAACACCCGGCGGCTTTTGCAGAGGGAAACACCCCGCGTGGACTGCATGGTTTGGAATGAAAGCGAGGGCATGCCCAGCAGCGAGTGCACGGCCGATGCTCAACCTTCGGCGTGGAAGATGCCCGATGGGCGCATGCTTTTTGCCACGGTTCGGGGTGTGGCCATGCTGGATCCACTAATGGCCGCGGAAAAACCACCACCCATCCCCGTATTGATCGAAGCCGTGTTGGCGGATAGCCGCAATCTGAATCCTGAGCAACCGGCTCGTTTCAACCGCCGCTTACAGATGCTGGAATTCTATTTCACTTACCCGGACCTGGCCGCCGCCGAGAAAGTGGTGTTTCGCTACCGCTTAAAAGGATTCGGTGATCAATGGACCGTATCCCGCCCCGGTCAGGAGCGGACCGCTCTCTACTTGAACCTGGGGCCGGGAAAATATGAGTTCCAAATACAGGCTCGCAGTGGCTCGGGGTTCTGGACAGCAAGCATGGACACGTTTTCCCTGGAGGTCCGCTCCAGGATCCGGGGCGTTTACCTGCTTCTTGTTTTCTTGCTCATCGGTGCCGCGGTGGGGTTATGGTATCGTCGTCACTTGACTCGGAGCACAGCCAAAGCCAAGTACCGGACCTCCGGGCTGACCACGGATGTAGCGGAAAAGAAATTGGCAGACCTTTTGCGGCTGATGAAAGAAGAGAAGCCGTTTCTGGAAGCGAACCTGACACTGGTCAAACTGGCCCGCCACATGAACATTCACGCAAATTACCTTTCCCGTATTATCAACGAACGCCGCAACCAGAGTTTCAACGACTTTGTGAACCAGTATCGCATAGAGGAAGCTTGCCGCCGCCTGGCGGATCCTCGCTGGAAGGAAATGACCATCCTACAGATCGCTTACGAAACCGGTTTCTACTCCAAGTCGGTGTTCAACACGGCCTTTAAAAAGTTCACGGGCCGGACCCCATCTCAATACCGCAGCCAAAGCACCTCCGCTGATTGACGGGCTGTTTCGTCTTGGGTACAATAGCAACCGTTCACCGGGGTGCCACATGCACAAAAGATTCTCGAAATGTGTAGCGGTGATTGCTGTACCCCGAGGAAGCGGGCTGCTTCCTGAAGACGGATTCTGGTTCATGATATCCGCGGCGTTTGCCCGGCGTTTCAGAATTTCAAATGTGGCCAAGCGCGGTGGACGCAACATGGTGATGGTTGAACCGGAATCCAAATGAGTTCCGAGAAAGAGCGGCCAATTCGCAGCCGGAAGTTGAGTTTTTTTGTCAGCGATCTACATGGTCATGT from the Candidatus Aminicenantes bacterium genome contains:
- a CDS encoding helix-turn-helix domain-containing protein, which gives rise to MKGLRRLLSPFVLLVLLFLFSPKSPGATLNVATDLLLTRWSTEHGLPQSTVRDLCRSGDGYLWLGTRSGLVRFDGGRFFIFNHWNSPQLPGEEILTLLATGKRGIWVGTSAGLAFFDGITWSVPVFPLEDGTPLTVTGLVVGSDDAIWVGTSRGLFWLRGFKNATRVGNWPGNRAVACLGSASGSRVWAADKAGEIFLLGTRPYEGMMQLTRVPGRVHALEQWRNRVWIAATSGLFQVGVTGGEAEKVSLPDRTIPHCLFPDNEGGMWVGTGERGLIYLGPDGMPASSPPDLDSGSVLSLLLDGQKNLWVGTEVSGLVRLRRRAVHGLVEEAGPVTAITTTEKRAAWVATRNNDIFIVEWNGRHHAGAKEINVPGLSLGFQDDDTLWVGTAGSGLLRLALSTGDRRWFLKDPAVSIRAILAQPRGAVRVATNVGLFRGEGSRFAPVRLPGDVAKQGAISTLVANEAGELWVGGEDGVWHLAAGTWTRLEGRDQQPEPSRVSAMFRDNHGLLWVGTRGWGLFAYSQGRWTQINESHGLTDNYVMGILQDDHGYLWCGSRRGVFRIMEKNTRRLLQRETPRVDCMVWNESEGMPSSECTADAQPSAWKMPDGRMLFATVRGVAMLDPLMAAEKPPPIPVLIEAVLADSRNLNPEQPARFNRRLQMLEFYFTYPDLAAAEKVVFRYRLKGFGDQWTVSRPGQERTALYLNLGPGKYEFQIQARSGSGFWTASMDTFSLEVRSRIRGVYLLLVFLLIGAAVGLWYRRHLTRSTAKAKYRTSGLTTDVAEKKLADLLRLMKEEKPFLEANLTLVKLARHMNIHANYLSRIINERRNQSFNDFVNQYRIEEACRRLADPRWKEMTILQIAYETGFYSKSVFNTAFKKFTGRTPSQYRSQSTSAD